tataaaaaattgatgtACAGatagtttttttcttatattaatgcaaaaacatattatcaagaatatatataagatcCTATTTTATAgagaaataattaataccACAACATTATTGCCAGATCAGAACGAATTATGTCATATAGATATAGTTACATGTATTCCGAAGAATatcttatatatacatatataatttcagaataaaattcaaaaaataataaaatattgtatttttaaatgcaattttatgtatgaatacaaatttgttatatttttgtcacacaagaatatttatatttcttttaatatgcacatatttttgataatattatttattagcactaataaattaatatccatataaatatgcttaaaattattttttattaataaaaattgtccgaataaaaatttgatattatatatgtataaattcatatataaaatactagaaatgattatatgatttattaatattttttatagttaaaaaaactatACATTAGTgtgattatatatgcatcaTATATCTGTCTGTTtgtgtattatattttatgaataaattaAGCGGCAATGGATATATGGGATACCGATTATGAAAAAGCCATTGAAACGGgaaaagaaattaaaaaattattgagaaaaaatgaaagcgAACGAAAAAAAGCTAAAAACAGAGCTATATTAAGGGGGAAAATAACAGAATTTaatcaaaatatgaaatttttaatacatcAATTAAACaatgattatataaaaaatgatataagaTATAAATCAAATGAAGGGAAATATAGGAGTAAGGTAGAGCTCCTAGAAACaatgaaaaatgatatatcaGAACTGTACGAAGAGTATGGAACGAATAATGAATCGGTAAGATAGAATCAAATTGCTAGCACTctaatgtgtatatatatatgcgtGTGTAGGCTTAATTAAGGGTATTATGCCCACATACGTATTTGTTGCaacttttttcatattattattttttaatttttttagagCACTTCGTATAATATAACGATGGATTTCGTAAACAATTTTGATAGCAGAGATGgatcatatataaatgacaTAAGCAGAGAAGAGTTAATGTTAAAACAACATAATATGATGAGATTGCAAGATGAACAACTTGAATTTCTTGAAGGAACAacacaaaatttaaaaaatattagctataatataaatagtgAAATACAAGTacataatgaaatattagaTGATATAGATAGAGATGTGGATGAAACAAGAGATTTGTTGGATAGAAATAGAAATATGTTTACTAGAATTATTAATAGCACGAGTAATTCTTATTTgtatatgataatttttttattaacagttacacttttctttttgatCATAATACTCTAGTTGTTTTATTCAACTATGTTAATTATATTGACATATTGTTTTGTTggttatattatttaaagagAAAGCTACAAAT
This Plasmodium chabaudi chabaudi strain AS genome assembly, chromosome: 12 DNA region includes the following protein-coding sequences:
- a CDS encoding SNARE protein, putative (query 200-200;GPI_cleavage_site_score=0.22039998;~;query 1-201; ~;query 202-224; ~;query 225-225; ~tmhmm; query 1-226; ~iprscan;Superfamily:SSF58038; score=2.88E-13;query 132-198;description=null;~iprscan;InterPro:IPR000727 : Target SNARE coiled-coil region;Prosite:PS50192; score=14.39;query 136-198;description=Target SNARE coiled-coil homology domain) — protein: MDIWDTDYEKAIETGKEIKKLLRKNESERKKAKNRAILRGKITEFNQNMKFLIHQLNNDYIKNDIRYKSNEGKYRSKVELLETMKNDISELYEEYGTNNESSTSYNITMDFVNNFDSRDGSYINDISREELMLKQHNMMRLQDEQLEFLEGTTQNLKNISYNINSEIQVHNEILDDIDRDVDETRDLLDRNRNMFTRIINSTSNSYLYMIIFLLTVTLFFLIIIL